A single region of the Sandaracinaceae bacterium genome encodes:
- a CDS encoding amidohydrolase family protein yields the protein MTWSVALAVTIAAAPALAQPAAASTTALVGGTLMPGDGPTIENATVVIRDGRVLSVSAGGAVPAGAEEIDCRGAVITPGFVGTQVPMGLVEIELEPSTVDQAPEEEDADPIRASFSVVDGYNPMSTLIPIARRWGVTSVVSTPMGGLVSGTSGWMDLRGQNLDQVLVEARAGLHVDLGDAGVDAGGGARSSALGLLREAFDDARLYRQRRAQFDRRGLREMSISRLDLERMGEAIAGDFPVVVRVSRANDILRVLAFAREQGVRLVLAGAEEGWMVAAQIAAADVPVILQPMTNLPAQFSQLHARYDNAALLHAAGVRIVITTDGAHGLRNLRQEAGNAIASGLPVDAALRALTVEPARVFGVEDRYGAVAPGRVANLVVWTGDPFEVTTWARQVFIRGERVPLTTRQSLLFERYRDLESVPRGIRGLPRAPSD from the coding sequence GTGACCTGGTCTGTGGCCCTGGCCGTCACGATAGCGGCGGCTCCCGCGCTCGCGCAGCCCGCGGCCGCGTCCACGACCGCGCTCGTCGGCGGGACCCTGATGCCCGGCGACGGGCCGACGATCGAGAACGCCACCGTGGTGATCCGGGATGGGCGCGTGCTCAGCGTCAGCGCGGGCGGCGCGGTTCCCGCCGGGGCCGAGGAGATCGACTGCCGCGGGGCCGTGATCACGCCTGGCTTCGTCGGCACCCAGGTGCCGATGGGGCTCGTCGAGATCGAGCTCGAGCCCTCGACCGTGGACCAGGCGCCCGAAGAGGAAGACGCCGACCCCATCCGCGCCTCGTTCTCGGTGGTCGACGGCTACAACCCGATGTCCACGCTGATCCCGATCGCGCGCCGCTGGGGTGTGACGAGCGTGGTCTCGACCCCCATGGGCGGGCTGGTCAGCGGCACGAGCGGCTGGATGGACCTGCGCGGGCAGAACCTCGACCAGGTCCTCGTCGAGGCGCGGGCCGGGCTGCACGTCGACCTGGGCGACGCGGGGGTCGACGCGGGCGGCGGCGCGCGCTCCAGCGCGCTGGGCCTGCTGCGAGAGGCGTTCGACGACGCGCGACTCTACCGACAGCGGCGCGCGCAGTTCGATCGGCGCGGGCTCCGGGAGATGTCGATCTCCCGCCTCGACCTCGAGCGCATGGGAGAGGCCATCGCGGGCGACTTCCCGGTGGTCGTGCGTGTCTCGCGGGCCAACGACATCCTCCGCGTCCTCGCGTTCGCCCGTGAGCAGGGTGTGCGGCTCGTGCTCGCCGGCGCGGAGGAGGGCTGGATGGTCGCGGCGCAGATCGCGGCCGCCGACGTGCCCGTGATCCTTCAGCCGATGACGAACCTGCCCGCGCAGTTCTCGCAGCTGCACGCGCGCTACGACAACGCGGCGCTGCTGCACGCGGCGGGGGTCCGGATCGTCATCACCACGGACGGCGCGCACGGGCTCCGCAACCTGCGCCAGGAGGCGGGGAACGCGATCGCGTCGGGCCTCCCGGTCGACGCGGCGCTGCGCGCGCTCACGGTCGAGCCAGCCCGCGTGTTCGGCGTCGAGGATCGCTACGGCGCCGTCGCGCCGGGCCGCGTCGCGAACCTCGTGGTCTGGACCGGGGACCCGTTCGAGGTGACCACGTGGGCACGCCAGGTCTTCATCCGGGGCGAGCGCGTGCCGCTCACGACGCGCCAGAGCTTGCTCTTCGAGCGCTACCGCGACCTCGAGAGCGTGCCCCGAGGCATTCGCGGCCTGCCGCGCGCCCCCTCCGACTGA
- a CDS encoding Stp1/IreP family PP2C-type Ser/Thr phosphatase — translation MKRYGVGLTDIGRRRMSNEDAFILDNDIGLYVVADGMGGHAAGEVASQEAVDTVLGMVRRGYASVEQFQHEGPTGDNVRGVQRLLESAVQAATYMVFAIAENDPDQKGMGTTVSALLVMESHAVVAQVGDSRVYLVRENKVYQLTEDHTLVAWQVKQGIISEAEAALSPHKNVITRAVGSRDYVQVDTQCVEVGPGDRFLVCSDGLHGYLTDEEIPSILALGPEVAVSRLIDVANARGGRDNITAVVVEVAE, via the coding sequence GTGAAGAGGTACGGCGTCGGATTGACCGACATCGGGCGGCGAAGGATGTCGAACGAGGATGCGTTCATCCTCGACAACGACATCGGCCTCTATGTCGTCGCGGATGGCATGGGCGGGCACGCGGCCGGCGAGGTCGCGAGCCAGGAGGCGGTGGACACCGTGCTCGGCATGGTGCGCCGCGGCTACGCCTCGGTGGAGCAATTCCAGCACGAGGGCCCCACGGGAGACAACGTCCGCGGGGTCCAGCGGCTGCTGGAGAGCGCGGTCCAGGCGGCGACCTACATGGTCTTCGCGATCGCGGAGAACGACCCCGACCAGAAAGGCATGGGCACGACCGTCAGCGCCCTGCTGGTCATGGAGTCCCACGCCGTCGTCGCGCAGGTGGGCGACAGCCGGGTCTATCTCGTGCGCGAGAACAAGGTCTACCAGCTGACCGAGGACCACACGCTCGTGGCCTGGCAGGTGAAGCAGGGGATCATCAGCGAGGCCGAGGCCGCCCTGAGCCCGCACAAGAACGTGATCACGCGCGCCGTCGGCAGCCGCGACTACGTCCAGGTCGACACCCAGTGCGTCGAGGTGGGGCCCGGAGATCGCTTCCTGGTCTGCTCGGACGGCCTGCACGGCTACCTCACGGACGAGGAGATTCCTTCGATCCTGGCCCTCGGCCCGGAGGTCGCGGTCTCCCGCTTGATCGACGTCGCAAACGCGCGCGGCGGCCGCGACAACATCACCGCGGTCGTCGTCGAAGTCGCCGAGTGA
- a CDS encoding trypsin-like peptidase domain-containing protein, translated as MTALAAMLAAPQAVEAQQDEQRRIEVARRLQESTVSVVSGPSTGSGFVTGDEGWVVTNSHVIRPARRYGLEIRFSSGTTRRARILVDSPDHDLAVLEIEGSTPARPLPLGDSDSVVVGQAVLAFGSPFGLDGTLTQGIVSALRDVPPGSRLGGGAVRRLIQTDAPINPGNSGGPLVSADGRVIGVNTAILSRTGGSHGIGFAVPSNHVTALLESVRERARVAQTREEQTREEPGERHADATPIPRQPAPQAQRRAPRGAFLGILGDDYRGRGYAGVRIREVVPGSPAASAGLAGVADPAPAAVQQLGVPWTGHIIVAVDGRPTPSMAHLQRALSRHRPGQRTVLTVTVGPGALSGQAVVTLGHAPALDEASPDADD; from the coding sequence ATGACCGCGCTCGCGGCGATGCTCGCGGCCCCGCAGGCGGTCGAGGCCCAGCAGGACGAGCAGCGACGCATCGAGGTCGCGCGGCGGCTGCAGGAGTCCACGGTCTCGGTCGTGAGCGGCCCCTCGACCGGCTCGGGCTTCGTGACCGGTGACGAGGGCTGGGTCGTGACCAACTCCCACGTGATCCGCCCCGCGCGTCGCTACGGCCTGGAGATCCGCTTCTCCAGCGGCACGACCCGCCGGGCGCGGATCCTCGTCGACTCCCCGGACCACGATCTCGCCGTCCTGGAGATCGAGGGCAGCACGCCGGCCCGACCGCTCCCGCTCGGGGACTCCGATTCGGTGGTGGTGGGCCAGGCGGTGCTCGCGTTCGGCAGCCCCTTCGGGCTCGACGGAACGTTGACCCAGGGCATCGTCAGCGCGCTCCGGGACGTGCCTCCCGGCTCGCGGCTCGGCGGCGGCGCGGTGCGCCGGCTCATCCAGACCGACGCGCCGATCAACCCGGGCAACTCCGGAGGCCCGCTGGTGAGCGCGGACGGCCGGGTGATCGGCGTCAACACCGCCATCCTCTCCCGCACCGGGGGCAGCCACGGCATCGGCTTCGCGGTCCCGTCGAACCACGTCACGGCGCTGCTCGAGAGCGTGCGTGAGCGGGCCCGGGTCGCCCAGACCCGCGAGGAGCAGACGCGAGAGGAGCCGGGCGAGCGGCACGCGGACGCGACGCCCATTCCGCGGCAGCCGGCCCCTCAGGCGCAGCGCCGGGCCCCCCGCGGCGCCTTCCTCGGCATCCTGGGCGACGACTACCGCGGCCGCGGCTACGCCGGCGTGCGCATCCGCGAGGTCGTGCCCGGCAGCCCCGCGGCCAGCGCGGGCCTCGCGGGCGTCGCCGATCCCGCCCCCGCCGCGGTCCAGCAGCTCGGGGTGCCCTGGACCGGCCACATCATCGTCGCGGTCGACGGCCGCCCCACGCCGTCGATGGCGCACCTCCAGCGCGCGCTCTCCCGCCACCGCCCCGGCCAGCGGACCGTGCTCACCGTCACCGTCGGCCCCGGCGCCCTGAGCGGCCAGGCCGTGGTGACCCTGGGACACGCGCCGGCCCTGGACGAGGCGAGCCCGGACGCCGACGACTGA
- a CDS encoding DUF455 family protein, which produces MRPEPGTIERWAWDYVTARTLDEKLSPGPRPSAWESTPPSRRPTPGRPDALRPLDKPPKTPRPGALRDPKKRAQLMHTFFHHELQAAELMCWALLAFPETPRAFRRGLMAIADDEIRHMAAYADHLARLGFAVGDFGVRDWFWERVSTVASPVAFVALLGVGFEGANLDHSARFARLFREAGDEVGAALQERVGREEEPHVRFAIQWFERWAGGLEWERWLAHLPAPLTPIVMRGKPIMRDARRRAGMSDAFVEALARYAPP; this is translated from the coding sequence ATGCGGCCCGAGCCCGGCACGATCGAGCGGTGGGCGTGGGACTACGTCACCGCGCGCACGCTGGACGAGAAGCTCTCGCCCGGCCCCCGCCCGAGCGCCTGGGAGAGCACCCCGCCATCGCGACGACCCACGCCCGGTCGGCCGGACGCGCTGCGTCCGCTCGACAAGCCGCCCAAGACCCCGCGACCCGGCGCGCTCCGGGACCCGAAGAAGCGCGCCCAGCTGATGCACACCTTCTTTCATCACGAGCTCCAGGCGGCGGAGCTGATGTGCTGGGCCCTGCTCGCCTTCCCGGAGACGCCGCGCGCGTTTCGGCGCGGGCTGATGGCGATCGCGGACGACGAGATCCGGCACATGGCCGCGTACGCCGATCACCTCGCGCGCCTCGGCTTCGCCGTCGGCGACTTCGGCGTGCGGGACTGGTTCTGGGAGCGGGTCTCGACCGTCGCGTCCCCCGTCGCGTTCGTCGCGCTGCTGGGGGTCGGCTTCGAGGGCGCGAACCTCGATCACAGCGCGCGCTTCGCTCGCCTCTTCCGTGAGGCCGGCGACGAGGTGGGCGCGGCGCTGCAGGAGCGCGTCGGTCGCGAGGAGGAGCCGCACGTGCGCTTCGCCATCCAGTGGTTCGAGCGCTGGGCGGGCGGGCTCGAGTGGGAGCGCTGGCTGGCGCACCTGCCCGCCCCGCTGACTCCGATCGTGATGCGCGGGAAGCCGATCATGCGAGACGCCCGCCGCCGGGCGGGGATGAGCGACGCCTTCGTCGAGGCGCTCGCGCGGTACGCGCCGCCATGA
- a CDS encoding amidohydrolase, which produces MAPTPRSAATRAAPPRFRRLLPLGVIAFLACGGPPGPRSAADLESPAPPPLPWERQPGDPPTVSSPLVALVGGTVMTAAGRTFEDGVVVMENGRIHAVGARDEVPVPDDATRIDVSGRFVTPGLIDAHSHMGVYPSPHVRANADGNEMVDPVTPGMRAADAFWPQDPQLPRAVAGGVTTIQVLPGSGNLIGGAGAILKLHLGRSVSEMEFPGAPETLKMACGENPKRVYGRGRQSAPMTRMGNVHGYRAAFQDAIEYGRSFEEWQAEHQTWQRDRQRWDAAVEAGEVDPDAADPGDGPSDPGPAPLPPERDFGLERLLGAIQGRVLVQMHCYRADEMARMIEVGQELGFRIRSFHHAVEAYKIRDLLARHDVSVSTWADWWGFKLEAYDTIEENLPLLTEAGVRGILHSDSAMLVQRLNQEAAKAMAAGRRAGVPVTEDQALRWITINPAWALGVHEQTGSLEAGKMADVVVWNRSPFSVYARADLVFIDGHQVYDRAAARPVHETDFELGQDLELESGGAR; this is translated from the coding sequence ATGGCCCCGACCCCGCGCTCCGCCGCGACACGCGCCGCACCTCCCCGCTTCCGGCGTCTCCTCCCGCTCGGGGTGATCGCCTTCCTCGCGTGCGGCGGCCCCCCCGGGCCCCGGTCCGCGGCCGACCTCGAGTCGCCCGCGCCGCCGCCGCTCCCGTGGGAGCGACAGCCTGGCGATCCACCGACCGTCTCCTCGCCCCTGGTGGCCCTGGTCGGGGGCACGGTGATGACGGCCGCGGGCCGCACCTTCGAAGACGGCGTGGTCGTGATGGAGAACGGCCGCATCCACGCGGTGGGCGCGCGGGACGAGGTGCCCGTGCCCGACGACGCGACGCGGATCGACGTCTCCGGCCGCTTCGTCACGCCCGGCCTCATCGACGCGCACTCGCACATGGGCGTCTACCCGAGCCCCCACGTGCGCGCGAACGCGGACGGAAACGAGATGGTGGACCCGGTCACGCCGGGCATGCGCGCCGCCGACGCGTTCTGGCCGCAGGATCCCCAGCTGCCGCGCGCGGTGGCGGGCGGCGTCACGACCATCCAGGTGCTGCCGGGCTCGGGCAACCTGATCGGCGGCGCGGGCGCCATCCTCAAGCTCCACCTCGGCCGCTCGGTGAGCGAGATGGAGTTCCCCGGCGCACCGGAGACGCTCAAGATGGCCTGCGGGGAGAACCCCAAGCGCGTGTACGGGCGCGGCCGGCAGTCCGCGCCGATGACGCGCATGGGCAACGTGCACGGCTACCGCGCCGCGTTCCAGGACGCGATCGAATACGGGCGCTCGTTCGAGGAGTGGCAGGCGGAGCACCAGACGTGGCAGCGAGACCGCCAGCGCTGGGACGCGGCGGTCGAGGCGGGGGAGGTCGACCCCGACGCGGCGGATCCCGGAGACGGCCCGAGCGATCCCGGCCCGGCGCCGCTCCCGCCGGAGCGCGACTTCGGTCTCGAGCGGCTGCTCGGGGCGATCCAGGGCCGCGTCCTCGTCCAGATGCACTGCTATCGCGCGGACGAGATGGCGCGCATGATCGAGGTCGGCCAGGAGCTCGGCTTCCGCATCCGCTCGTTCCACCACGCGGTCGAGGCCTACAAGATCCGGGACCTGCTCGCGCGGCACGACGTGTCGGTGAGCACCTGGGCCGACTGGTGGGGCTTCAAGCTGGAGGCCTACGACACCATCGAGGAGAACCTCCCGCTGCTCACCGAGGCGGGGGTGCGGGGCATCCTCCACTCCGACAGCGCCATGCTCGTGCAGCGGCTCAACCAGGAGGCGGCGAAGGCGATGGCCGCGGGCCGGCGCGCCGGGGTGCCGGTCACCGAGGATCAAGCCTTGCGATGGATCACCATCAACCCCGCCTGGGCGCTCGGCGTGCACGAGCAGACCGGGTCTCTCGAGGCGGGCAAGATGGCGGACGTGGTGGTCTGGAACCGGAGCCCGTTCAGCGTCTACGCCCGCGCGGATCTCGTCTTCATCGATGGGCACCAGGTCTACGACCGCGCGGCGGCGCGCCCGGTGCACGAGACCGACTTCGAGCTGGGGCAGGATCTCGAGCTCGAGAGCGGGGGTGCGCGGTGA